The Myxococcales bacterium DNA window GCCGTCGCGCCGCCGGTCGTCCACGACGTCGGCGACCTGCTCTACCTCCAGCTGTCCGCCTCGGTCGCCGACGCCCTCGCGCCCGAGACCGAGGCCCGCCGCCGCGCGCTGGCTGAGCTGCTGGCGCCGATCACCGTGCCGCTCGAGGCCTGACCGCGCACGGTCGAGGCGGCTCGTGGCCGACTCGGGAGATTGACCCCGCCCCTCACCGCGGCCCGAGCATCCAGCGGCCGTGGGCGGTGATGCGGGCGCGCAGGCGCTGCTGGCCCTCGGGCGAGAGGTCGTAGGGGCTCCAGACGATGGCGGCGTGGAGCGTGAGCCAGGGCAGCGGATCGGCGAGGACGGCGGCCCAGGGATCGGGGACGGCGAGGGCGTAGACCAGCGAGGCGAGCTCGTCGGTGACGTCGGCGTGGGCGGCGCGCAGCTCGGCGTGGGGCAGCGCGTGGGGCGTGGTCAGCTCGACGGCGAGGGCGCGCGGCTGGTCCCAGACCTCGCCGAGCAGCGCCACCCGGTGCGCGCGGGCGGTGCCGGCGGCGACGGCGGGCCACTCGAGCGCGAGGTACGTGCGGTGACGCGACACCTGCTGCCGGGCCAGGGTCGGCGCGGTCAGCAGGTCGGAGGGCTCGGGCGGCGGCATCCCCCTACTGATCGATCACGACCGCCGCAGCCTGCGCGGCGGTGGCGGGCCGGAGACTGGCCACCTCGGCCTGAACCGGGCGACACTGGCGCCGTGCCGAAGTCGAGAGAGGTCGTCGGACGACGTGCGGATTCGCAGCAGCTGGTGCGGCAGTGGGCGCTCTTGCGGCTGCTGGCGGCGTCGGGCCGGGCGTTCGGCGTGCGCGAGCTGGCCGAGCAGCTCGGCGTCAGCAAGGCGACGATCGAGCGCGACCTGGCCACGCTCGAGCGCGACTTCGCGCTGATCGAGGAGGAGGCCGGGCGCCAGAAGAAGGTCTATCGGCTCGATCAGCAGGTGCGCGCGCTCGAGAGCCTGACCTTCGGCACCACCGAGCTGCTGGCGCTGCACGCGGCGCTGGCCGGCCTGGCGGGCCTGGGCGGCACGCCGATCCACGACGATCTGCGCGCGCTCGCGCTCAAGCTGCGCGGGTTCCTGAGCCCGCGCCACAACGGCGGGCTCGACGCGCTGGCCCGGGTGTTCGCGAGCCACGCCCGCGGCTACGTCGACCACGGCGGCCAGCAGGAGCTGATCGATCAGCTGACCGACGCGATCGCCCGCCGCCGCCGCTGCACGCTCACCTACCACGCGGCCTGGCAGGGCACGACCCGGCGCCACGCGGCCCGGCCGCTGCGCCTGATCTGGCACCGCTCGGCGCTGTACCTGCTGGCGTGCCTGGGCGAGCACGAACGCATCACGACGCTGGCGGTGCAGCGCATCGCCGCGCTCGAGATCGGCCGCGAGCCGTTCCCCGCGCCGCGGGTCGACGTCGACGAGCACGCCCGGCGCGCGTTCGGCATCTTCGTCAGCGACGCCGAGGAGGACGTCGAGATCGTCTTCGACCAGAGCATCGCGTGGCGGCTCGAGGAGCGCACGTTCCACCCCGACGAGCGCAAGGCCCGCGACCGCGACGGCCGGCTGCGCTACCGCGTGCGCTCGAGCGCGCAGTGGGAGATCGTGCCGTGGGTGCTGGGCTTCGGCCCGCTGGCCGAGCTGGTCGCGCCGGCGAGCTGGCGCGCGGCGATCGCGCAGTCGCTGGCCGACTCCGCGGCGCGCTATCCGACCCCGCCGGCTACGTGAGCCGCGCGGCGATCGCGCGGTCGCTGGCCGACACCACCGCGCGCCACGCGACCCGCCGGCCGGGTCCGTGGGCCGCCGCGCGGCGACCGCGGAGTCGCTCGCCGACACCGCGGCGCGCTACCCAACACCGGACGCGTCCGGTGCGCGGCGGCGCCACGCGACCGCGAGCGCGAGCGCCAGCCCCGGGACCAGCGGCGGCGCGCCCCCGCCGGTCGAGCAGCCGCCCTCGGCGGGCAGGTCGTACTCGCGCGCGATCGTCACCTGGTCGGTCGCGGCGCCGTCGACCGGGCGCAGGTCGACGCGGGCCTCGTCGCCGCGGATGTGGAGCGCGAGGACGTAGCTGCGCGCGAGGGCGCCGACCGCGGCCAGGGTCTCGCCGTCGAGGCCGGTCCAGGCCACGCGGGCCGCGACGAGCGCGTCGTCGACGAACCACGCGGTGTGGTCGTCGGTCGCCAGGAACCCGCCGGGGCCCGGGACCCAGGTCCGCGGCAGCTCGGCCAGCGCCAGCGGCGACGCGGCCTCGACCGCCGACCCGCCGGCGGGATCGAGGCGCAGCTCGACCAGCACCGGCGGCGGCGGCTCGGCCGACCACGCGCACGGCCGGCGCATCGTCAGCAGGCGATAGCCGTCGACGGCGGTCAGCAGCGCGCGGACGTCGCCGAGGCAACCGACCGCGGTGTCGGCGTCGACCGCGAGCACCCGCGGCCCGCCGACGACCGCGCCGTCGTGGAGCGCCACGGCCTCGAGCTCGAGCGGCCGCGACGGGTTGAGGCGCCAGCCGCGCCGCACACCGCGGGTCATGAGCACGCCGCCGGCGCCGTCGGTGGCGAGCTGGAACGTGCCGTTCTGGTCGTCGGGATCGAGCACGATCGGCTCGACGCGGGCGCCGATCGCGCCGTCGGCGAACACCCGCGCGACCTGCACCCGATAGCGCTCCTCGACGGCGGCCCACTCGGTCCACGCCACGAACGGGTTGGCGCCGCCGTTGTACGACGTCGCGGTCACCAGCGTCTGCCCGGCGAGCCCGGGCCAGATCGCGAGCGTGCCGTGCAGCGCGATCGCGCTCGGGGTCAGGTCGCCGGCCGGGCGGCCGCCGTCGTCGAGCGGCGCCTCGAGCAGCGCCTCCTGCCCGTCGCCCCGCTGGATCACGAACACGCGGTCCGGGGCGACCGCGGCGGCCGCGAAGCTGATGTGCGGCGGC harbors:
- a CDS encoding transcriptional regulator, encoding MPKSREVVGRRADSQQLVRQWALLRLLAASGRAFGVRELAEQLGVSKATIERDLATLERDFALIEEEAGRQKKVYRLDQQVRALESLTFGTTELLALHAALAGLAGLGGTPIHDDLRALALKLRGFLSPRHNGGLDALARVFASHARGYVDHGGQQELIDQLTDAIARRRRCTLTYHAAWQGTTRRHAARPLRLIWHRSALYLLACLGEHERITTLAVQRIAALEIGREPFPAPRVDVDEHARRAFGIFVSDAEEDVEIVFDQSIAWRLEERTFHPDERKARDRDGRLRYRVRSSAQWEIVPWVLGFGPLAELVAPASWRAAIAQSLADSAARYPTPPAT